In Ciona intestinalis unplaced genomic scaffold, KH HT000134.2, whole genome shotgun sequence, the DNA window GATAACACGCAGGCGCTGTGGCACAATGGCTACAGCAGCTCCTCGCTATACAGGAtcgaggctcgtcgctgctaccaataTGGACGTAGGTtttcttaggcaagacacttaacagcaattgctccaacccagtggtcactaatgggatgCCTATATTTTAAGTATACATAATCATTCTTTCTACACATTGTATATTAGCAACCTTCTAAACTAAAGTTAATCTAATATGTTTCCAAGGTGCTGTAGAATGGGCTGTTTAAGTTTTGAATGCAAACGGTGTCGTTTATTTCGAATCAACATAATCTTATTATGGATTGGAGTTGTCTCTGTGGCGTGTGTGACGGTTAACTGGATCATGTATGTATGTGTGGTGTCTATTTTAGTAATGTGTGTTAATTATACTATATGTACctcaacatatagtaggggggagaTGGTACCAAGATAACccgatgttttaaacaattaccaactgtctttgggagtcgtggggatacagttttataattctttgaatgttctttgattactaccaaatgggacaagaaaatacagAACGaaagtgtgtcccatctccccccactccactatatcaTGTACAAACGTATACCGTGTATGATACTAGCGTAGTGCATGTTTGaattagtagggtggggtaagatgggatgctCAGGCCCATATTGCCCAATAACTCGACAATTAATGACAGTTTTTGGGTGaaactatattaaaattaaacgttAAACTCCAATCCACGTACAGATTACAGACCGGAAGCCGATCTACGTCACCACCGGAAGTGATGCACCTTGCTGCAGTCTCATGCGGGCGGCCGAACTACCAGGGGATAAGGGTGAGTCACCCATGCGTGTTATTTACCCACGTGACTATACTATATATGGCTAAACTCCTTTGGCGAGCCATGCCGTGGGATCGAGATTTGGGCACAAAGATGGCTAATTTCTATAACTTCGCGTGACgagtattatttttactttgctTGTAATAATTCTGTATACGTTTAACCAATAATCAAGTTTAGGTATCCAGGCtaagaatatataaatgtatgcgTATTTAGACAGCATACCAAAACAAAGTcacgtgttataaaaactgacattgccccgccacgaaagaataagttacatacgtcaGATACGTGATTATCATAAGGGGcgtaaggtgtatgaaacagaaccttGAAATAATATAGAGGTGATTTGAGCTTTAacacaaaacacccgtgttataacaactgtccttgccccaccacacaaggataaataagttacatatgtggtaatatGTTACCGAATAATTCAGGATATCAAGAAACCAATGGACCAGACACTCACTATGATCAAATCAGCTTCATTGTTCGCTCACAATCCACTTCATATTCATATCTTCACCGAGAAtgatatgatttctatgttccAGACAgaggtattgtgacgtcatctgtatatgacgtaataaataagttataacgaAACCTATCCGTAGgaaagttatattatttaattttaaatatgttagaTACTTAACATCAAAACTATTCTTTTCGAcgaattaaatttgaaaaagtcGTTTACTAAACACCAAAAATATCaaagtttgatttatttttgtcatCGGTATTTTCTAACGCTTTTATTCCGTACTTTAGATCGCCCTTATTATAATAACTGTGGCGTTTGTTCGGTTTTTAATTTGTCCTGTTATGACGTAACCGACTGGAAAGTTGAAGTCGTCATCAGATTACGCTTATTAAACtgtttgtaatgtttgttcacttttcattttgtttcattGGTCTATGACTCTATGAAGACTTTTAATTGACCAACTCTCTACTGACCACATGCTGTCATTTCAGATAGATGCTTGGCCCGCTAGAGTGCGGTCGCGAGTCACGTACAGCATTCGACCAATAGATTACGAAAGGTACCTTCCGCCCACGCTAATAACACAATGGAAGAAATGGTACAAACCATGTGGATCGTTCAGGCTTCTTTTACCGGTGGGTTGTATGGGgtatgttatgtttcattagCTCGTATTTAAAACCGTCGCCGTGGCAGTGGTAAGCAATCACATCTACGCCACGTACTTGAGTTGAAATGTTGGTATATGTGAgcaaataatcacctacaaagttacacccgtggtaactcgtaagcgtgttataccgactatCGTTGCTCCGCCCTGtgagaataaaaaaagttaaattcatcAAACATTAGATTTTGACTTATTGGTCAAACAATTTAGCTGCTAAACCTCActcttattttatttagaaaatcttatttttagaTGGTTCTTAAAGACGTCACAGACGCTGCTATATATAgtgatagtgacgtcatattcaTAAAACCAATCGACGAACTGTGGGCGCAACTTAAAGAGATGGACGAGCGCCAGGTAGCGGCCATTTCGCCGACCGCTGGACACCCGCTAGGAGGCTCCAAGTTAAACGAGAACTTTATTTCACATTCGACCggtttatttcaaataaacacTGGGGTAACAGAGATATTTAATATTAGTCATCTATAGCATTTTAAGTTTCTCAAACCAGCTGTTTACgctttcattttttatgaaaatgttaaaaaattgttatttttgttttgtttttctttaaaatttgtgactatatgaattttttataaattcttttttattttttgtcgttttttaggttatggttttaaactttaccCGAATGCTCTCCTCTGATTGGTTGCTTTTCCATGACGAGCATAAAACTGACCAATCAGAATTAAGAAGAGTAAAATACGGTATCGACCTCTTGTTACCGTATTATGACGAATACAAAGAAAAAGCGGAACACGACCAGAAACTACTGaatataatgtttcattttaaccCAAGTAAGTTGgtgatattattatttatttattctcacatggcggggcaactgcagtcgttataacacgggtgttatgtttcatacaccttgtgtccgcttacaagttaccacgtatgtaactttgtgggagattgttttctgtatggttgatatcctttacaacccattagtgaccactgggttaaagcaatttaaaGTAGGTGTTTTGCCCATGGACAACCATATACCCATATAACGGTAGCAACGTTGAGCCTTTAAGGCTTTTACAAAGCAATCGTTCAAACCCACAACGTCATACGAGTTTGGATTTTATCTCAACCTAGAGCTCATCCAATTTAATTTAACGAGTTGGCAACGTTGGTGTATGCAATAACATAGCGATccaatttatgttttatgttgaGCGACGAAGCCGCGCTGTTTTGGCCGCAACAAACTAAGTAATTGCCGTTGAAGCGCCAATATAGAAGCCATTAATATTTGATGTTGGCGCGCGACGGATACAATAAACGACTTTTAATAATTCAGCTTTACAACCAGATATTGCCGGTAATACCGATCCCTTTTTCCTGCTTTCGAGGCGCTACCGCGACAGCAGTGGCACGTGGCGGGCCATATGTTGCCCGCTACCCCCTACGGCGTCTTTTGTTTTTCGCGCGTGACACCCAATCGCGACGCGCATCGATTTTTGACGTCACGAATCAACTTAGGCACATTTTGTTCCCGATCCGTAAAATTCTTCCTGTGTTTGTTCGAAGATTGTGACGTTGCATcgcgtattgtgacgtcacaaattgAGTCGTTCGTGAACAAAATTCGATCTAACAGAGCGGAATAACGCGCCCTCATTGAAAACTAACTGTGTCACCATCACAAGAATGAAATTACGTTAGAATAACATGTGCAATACCGTGGGCAGTAAACTAACGAATTTgcctgttttaatataaagacCAAGATATTGGTTGCATATATAACAGCCCTATAACGAATATATTTGTGTCTTAGTCTATATTTcggaacttttaaaattatcgAACCATTTGGTTTTCGTCGACAACTATTTATAGCATGGTACAACCGTACCCTcgcaacttttaaaaagagcgttgttaattttaaaaacacgaatatgagatattatgtaaCGGTATATCTCATCTCGCCACAACGTATTATTTCGTTGTTTCGTTGCTTATATGAATAGCTTCCCCATAATGATCTACATCGTGATATATAGCAAGCTTTT includes these proteins:
- the LOC100177823 gene encoding glucoside xylosyltransferase 1-like isoform X1, which codes for MFPRCCRMGCLSFECKRCRLFRINIILLWIGVVSVACVTVNWIILQTGSRSTSPPEVMHLAAVSCGRPNYQGIRDIKKPMDQTLTMIKSASLFAHNPLHIHIFTENDMISMFQTEIDAWPARVRSRVTYSIRPIDYERYLPPTLITQWKKWYKPCGSFRLLLPMVLKDVTDAAIYSDSDVIFIKPIDELWAQLKEMDERQVAAISPTAGHPLGGSKLNENFISHSTGLFQINTGVMVLNFTRMLSSDWLLFHDEHKTDQSELRRVKYGIDLLLPYYDEYKEKAEHDQKLLNIMFHFNPSLLRQLPCSWNFKNNFCQDEDNTCSVAERGGAGAVHGITSAFFNDVNPTFRALYESFLQYDFEPNLDKYLLQPYLQQLAETAEGTFCLTKSHVITTSLKSSVGRLMAQEN
- the LOC100177823 gene encoding glucoside xylosyltransferase 1-like isoform X2: MFPRCCRMGCLSFECKRCRLFRINIILLWIGVVSVACVTVNWIILQTGSRSTSPPEVMHLAAVSCGRPNYQGIRDIKKPMDQTLTMIKSASLFAHNPLHIHIFTENDMISMFQTEIDAWPARVRSRVTYSIRPIDYERYLPPTLITQWKKWYKPCGSFRLLLPMVLKDVTDAAIYSDSDVIFIKPIDELWAQLKEMDERQVAAISPTAGHPLGGSKLNENFISHSTGLFQINTGVMVLNFTRMLSSDWLLFHDEHKTDQSELRRVKYGIDLLLPYYDEYKEKAEHDQKLLNIMFHFNPSLLRQLPCSWNFKNNFCQDEDNTCSVAERGGAGAVHGITSAFFNDVNPTFRALYESFLQQLAETAEGTFCLTKSHVITTSLKSSVGRLMAQEN